A genomic region of Brevinema andersonii contains the following coding sequences:
- a CDS encoding regulatory protein RecX yields MKLKQLAATEDQIHALMDQLVSHGLLDDERFIHFFINENLYVKKRSISYTKQVLKQKGFKEHLINDALLEFLEYNEFSELEQAVHALKQKYSTNSILESKKMLAFLGRRGFSYSVAFDAVKLYLRNDHNFE; encoded by the coding sequence GTGAAGCTGAAACAATTAGCTGCTACTGAAGATCAAATTCATGCATTAATGGATCAATTAGTTTCTCATGGTTTGTTAGATGATGAAAGATTTATTCATTTTTTTATTAATGAAAATTTATATGTGAAAAAACGCAGTATTTCCTATACAAAGCAAGTGTTAAAACAAAAAGGATTTAAGGAGCATTTAATTAATGATGCATTGTTGGAATTTTTGGAGTACAATGAATTTTCAGAATTAGAACAGGCTGTCCATGCCTTAAAACAAAAATACAGTACCAATAGCATATTAGAAAGTAAAAAAATGCTTGCATTTTTGGGAAGAAGAGGATTTTCTTACTCTGTTGCTTTTGATGCTGTCAAATTATATTTAAGAAATGATCATAACTTTGAATAA
- a CDS encoding glycosyltransferase: MGELKVLHRIYFGFDGKPDLYQEYLETWKEQFPEYRIMHWNAENLPMDLNEYVSIHTKEKDAVFLGDYFRWWVLREYGGIYLDADIEIVNGELFNQYIEEFEQSDNHALVGIDTDARYYTAHSMACKQNSELANFMCTVYENLGPLRHWRKTFCTAPQLLSLYFMEKGKRTHELGKFTHCEAITDLAGVRIYPKAYFSPLCYYDTHTAGSSVFFLRDYNPNQTALCHHYGCSWHTEESAYFNKGQATLTQRPMLKDYFIATTQTEGSKPHKMQHILIKIWQFVLKIPHKINTLLKS; the protein is encoded by the coding sequence ATGGGAGAATTAAAAGTATTACATAGAATATATTTTGGTTTTGATGGTAAGCCAGATTTGTATCAGGAATATCTAGAAACATGGAAAGAACAATTTCCGGAATATAGAATTATGCATTGGAACGCAGAGAATCTTCCTATGGATTTAAATGAATATGTCAGTATTCACACCAAAGAAAAAGATGCTGTGTTTCTGGGAGATTATTTTCGTTGGTGGGTATTACGTGAATATGGAGGGATTTATTTAGATGCTGATATAGAAATAGTTAATGGAGAGCTTTTTAATCAATATATTGAAGAATTCGAACAGTCCGACAACCATGCTCTTGTAGGCATTGATACAGATGCACGATATTATACGGCGCATTCCATGGCTTGCAAACAAAATTCTGAACTTGCAAATTTCATGTGCACAGTATACGAAAATCTTGGCCCTCTACGTCACTGGCGTAAGACATTTTGTACAGCACCCCAACTTTTGTCTTTATATTTTATGGAAAAAGGTAAACGTACTCACGAATTAGGAAAGTTCACTCATTGTGAAGCTATTACAGATTTAGCAGGAGTTCGAATATATCCTAAAGCATATTTTTCACCTCTCTGCTATTATGATACTCATACTGCTGGATCCTCAGTCTTTTTCCTACGTGACTACAACCCTAATCAGACTGCACTTTGTCACCACTATGGGTGCTCTTGGCATACAGAAGAATCTGCCTATTTCAACAAAGGACAAGCAACCCTTACGCAAAGACCCATGTTAAAAGATTATTTTATTGCTACAACTCAAACAGAAGGCTCAAAACCTCACAAAATGCAACATATTTTAATAAAAATATGGCAGTTTGTCTTAAAAATTCCTCACAAAATTAATACCTTACTAAAAAGTTAA